The Apibacter raozihei DNA segment AATCACGTAACCTGGTCTATAGACTGGAAAGGAGAACGTACCGGATTATTAGAAATGAGACAACACTATTCTAATTATTTTCGCGGAATTGATAATTTTAAATCATATAAAACGCAAATTTTATCTGCTTTAACATGGAATGAATTAGAAAGAATTTTCACCAGTATACTTGACAAAAATCCTATTTAATAAATTCTTACACAATTTAATTATTTATTGTTTTATCATAAAAAAACACAGATATTAGTTCATTAATTTCAGCATTATATTCATTTTACTTTAAAAATATTTTTAATCCTATAAAGAAAGTACTAACTTTATAGAATTAAATGAAAAAAATGAAAAATGAAATTTCACTAGAAACAAAATCTGAATTTTTAAAAGGAAATGATATTGGTATTCTCATTATACATGGCTTTACAGGCTCAACACAAAGTATGAGAGAAGTAGCTTATCAATTGAACAGGTTAGGATATACTATACAAATGCCCAGGCTAAAAGGCCACGGAACTACACCAGAAGATATGGAAACTACCGGTTATAAAGACTGGATTGAATCTGTTGAAAACGCTTACAATGAGCTAAAAACTAAAGTTAAAAACTTATTTGTTTTAGGCCTTTCTATGGGAGGTACTTTAACTTTATATTGTTCTATACATCATAAAATTGATGGAGCCATTACTATTAATGCTGCTATTAATTTACCGGAATTCAAGGTATTGTATGACGATCCTCAATCACCCAGATTTATTCCGGGAATAGGTTCTGATATAAAAAAAGAAAGCATTAAAGAATGGGCGTATGATAGAACTCCTAAAAAATGTATTCAGGACATATTAACATTAAGTAATCAGGTAAGAGAAAAATTATCTTATATTAAATGTCCTTTATTAATTTTCAAGTCTAAAGAAGACCATATTGTTCCTCCTGATAATCAAGATTATATATTTTCTCACACGGGAAGTGAAAATAAAGAACTCATCGAGCTGGAAAACAGTTATCATGTAGCTACTTTAGATAACGATCAGGAATTAATTATTCAAAAAACACATCATTTTATCCAATCTATATTAAAGTAAATACTTCTACTATGAAAAATTATATTTTACACGTTCTTTGCATATTTTTCATCTCTTTTTTTATATCATCATGTAATGAAGATGACTACCAACCTCAATATGCCTATGAAGCCAGGCCAGAATTTCTTGCAGGAAACAAGATAGGAATCATTGTAGTCCACGGTTTTACCGGAAGTCCACAAAGTATGAGACCAGTAGCTCATAAATTAAATGACTTAGGTTATACAATAGTGTTACCTTTACTTGAAGGGCACGGCAGTACTCCTGAAATAATGGAAAAAACTACTTATAAAGACTGGGCAAATACAGTACATCAAGCATATACTTTGCTAAAACCAAAAGTCGATAAAATATTTGTTTTGGGATTATCTATGGGGGGAACACAAAGTCTGCATCTAGCTGCGAATTATCCTGTTGATGGAGCCATTGTTATTAATGCATCTGTATCCACCTCTCCCTACGAACCTCTTCCCGAATATGATGGGTACCCAAGATTTTTAGATGGAATCGGATCTGATATAAAAAAACCGGGAGTAACTGAATGGGCTTATAAAAAAGTACCTTTACTTTGCAGAGAATCAATGGATGAGTTTAAAGAAATTACCAGCAAAGAATTAAATAAAATAGCCTGCCCTGTTCTAATTTTCAGATCCATTGATGATCATGTGGTTGATCCTGAAACATCCATCTATATTTATAATAATCTATTTAATATTGAAAGAGCTCTGATAAATCTTGAAAATAGTTATCATGTCGCTACACTAGATTACGACCAAGATTTAATTGTTGAAAAATCTCATGAATTTATTCAGTCAGTATTAGATAAATAATTT contains these protein-coding regions:
- a CDS encoding alpha/beta hydrolase, which codes for MKNEISLETKSEFLKGNDIGILIIHGFTGSTQSMREVAYQLNRLGYTIQMPRLKGHGTTPEDMETTGYKDWIESVENAYNELKTKVKNLFVLGLSMGGTLTLYCSIHHKIDGAITINAAINLPEFKVLYDDPQSPRFIPGIGSDIKKESIKEWAYDRTPKKCIQDILTLSNQVREKLSYIKCPLLIFKSKEDHIVPPDNQDYIFSHTGSENKELIELENSYHVATLDNDQELIIQKTHHFIQSILK
- a CDS encoding alpha/beta hydrolase, which codes for MKNYILHVLCIFFISFFISSCNEDDYQPQYAYEARPEFLAGNKIGIIVVHGFTGSPQSMRPVAHKLNDLGYTIVLPLLEGHGSTPEIMEKTTYKDWANTVHQAYTLLKPKVDKIFVLGLSMGGTQSLHLAANYPVDGAIVINASVSTSPYEPLPEYDGYPRFLDGIGSDIKKPGVTEWAYKKVPLLCRESMDEFKEITSKELNKIACPVLIFRSIDDHVVDPETSIYIYNNLFNIERALINLENSYHVATLDYDQDLIVEKSHEFIQSVLDK